GACGGTTCGTTTGGGACGATCATCTTCGGGCGCGCGTTATCGATCTTCGGCACGGCGCTGGCGGCCAGCGTGTACCTGTATTCGTACGGAAACGGCGTCGGACACCCCTGCACCGTCGACGGGCAAGCCATCACCTGCGGCCCGGTGAACGCCGGCACCATCTTTCCCGGATTCAACGCCCAGGTTCAATATGTGACGCCGACGCGCGCTGGGTTTGGCTTGCGGGTGGCGCTGTACGATCCATCGTTGCCGTCGCTTGAGACGGGACCAGGTCCCTACACGCTGCGCCCGCTCCCGCGCGCCGAGGCCGAGGTATCGTACGAGCGGGCTTTCGGCGAGACCGGCAAGCTGGTCGTAATGGCTCAGGGGCTTTGGCAGTACCTCGGCCGCCCCGCGATGGGAACCGCGCCGACCAGCGCCAATGTGCTGGGCGCGATCTTGGGCGGGCGCATCGAGGTGGCCAACTTCAGGCTGGGCGTTGGCATCTGGGGCGGCCAGGGGTTGGGCACCGGCGTGCCGATGCAATCGGGACAAGCGGTGGATCCCACCGGCGAACTGCGAGGATTCAAGGGCTACCTGGCCCACGGCATGTACAAGCTCGGCGATTGGGATCTCGGCACCGGCATCGGCGGATCGCTGGTCAGCGAGAGTGCCGATGACAAGAACACCCCCGCCCGCAGCATGATCTCCAGTAACACGGAAATTCACGGGGTCATCTACCGTCACATCGGCAACCTGATCCTGGGGGCCGAGTTCATGCACTGGATCTCGCACTGGCATCGTGGCGAGAGCCAGGAGCTGAACTTCACTGGTATCGACGCGAACTATCTCTGGTAATGGCCATTCAGAAGCTCGACGTCCCAGCCGCGACTTTGGGTGAAGGAGCAATCTGGTCGGAGCGCGACTCTTGTTTTTATTTCGTCGACATCGTCGGGCACCGGGTGTGTCGTTACCGGCCCGACGACGGAACGTATAGACACTGGCAGTTCAGCGGCTTCGTGGGTTCGTTGGCCGAATGTGAAAGCGGAGGGCTGGTCGTCGCCCTGGTCGATCGCGTCGTGCACTTCAAGCCCGAGACAGGGGTGGCCGAAGCGCGCGATTTGGTGATGCTGGAGCGCGATCGGCCGCGCAACCGCCTGAACGACGGCAAGCCCGATCCCTGGGGACACTTCTGGGTCGGATCGATGCAGGTCGACGAACTGGCGCCGAGCGGACGATTGTGGCGGGTCAGCGCCGCCGGCGAGGCGCGCTGCGTGCGCGACGGCATCACCATCAGCAACGGGATCGCGTTCGATGGGGAGCGGGGGCGAATCTATTTCGCCGACTCGAAGACGGGCGTCATCGAATGCGCCGAGCTGGACCAGCACCACCTGCCCAAGAGCTGGCGGCCGTTCGCGAAGGCCGAGGCCGGTGTTCCGGACGGCAGCGCCGTGGACGCGGACGGCTGCTTGTGGAACGCCGAATGGGACGGCCGCC
Above is a genomic segment from Polyangia bacterium containing:
- a CDS encoding SMP-30/gluconolactonase/LRE family protein — protein: MAIQKLDVPAATLGEGAIWSERDSCFYFVDIVGHRVCRYRPDDGTYRHWQFSGFVGSLAECESGGLVVALVDRVVHFKPETGVAEARDLVMLERDRPRNRLNDGKPDPWGHFWVGSMQVDELAPSGRLWRVSAAGEARCVRDGITISNGIAFDGERGRIYFADSKTGVIECAELDQHHLPKSWRPFAKAEAGVPDGSAVDADGCLWNAEWDGRRLTRYTPDGQIDRVVEIPTRRPTCPAFGGADLCSLFVTSANHNLTAAERLSDPHAGAAFLLGLDDVQGLPPNLFAL